The Drosophila simulans strain w501 chromosome 3R, Prin_Dsim_3.1, whole genome shotgun sequence genome contains the following window.
CGGGTGGTCGTTGGGGGCTGCAGCTCGACGGATTTCCTCTACGCCGACCTCCTTGGCCAGTTCGTCGCAGTACTCGATGTCGAGCTCATGCAGCGTCTCGATGTGCTCGTTCACGAAGGCAATGGGCACAAGGATGAAGTTCTTCAGGCCTTGCTTAACATAGCCCTGTAATGATGGGCTTGGTTTTAGTGCATGGGAATGGAAATACGGCCTTGAAGTCACACCTTAATGGCATCATCAGTTGCGGGCGCCAGCCAGGGTAGCGGGCCCACCTTGGATTGCCATGCCAGGCTGTAGGGATTCGTCTGACCAAGTTCCTGCATCACCATGTGTACGCTAGCACCAATCTCCGAGGGATACGCGTCGCCCCGGTTCACAGCCTTAAGGGGAAGGGAGTGGGCAGTGAAAAGGATGACCACATCGTTTCGTTTCGTCTCCACAAATTTGGCCAGCTCGTCACGAATTCGCTGCGCAAACGTTTTGATTAGAAGTGGATGGGTGCCCCACCGGTCGATGATGCTCCATTTGATATCCGACGGCAGATCACTGAGGTAAAGAGGGGATCAAATATACAACTGTAATTGTGCATTCCTAACTCACTTGCTCCGATAATGGGTGAATATGGAGTTAAAGCTGGATCCGGAGGTGGCGCAGCTGTACTGTGGATATTGTGAAAAGAGTACAACGCGCTCTGGTTTGTCGCTGCAATTGagttaaaagtttaagtttaaatattaacatgTATTCCTTAAGAAGCGCCAAATGACCCTAAATTCCAGGTATAGGTTTCAGTAATTTGTCCAAAAAGTCAACAGGATCTTGAAACTTGCATTCGAAGT
Protein-coding sequences here:
- the LOC6730385 gene encoding ferrochelatase, mitochondrial, whose protein sequence is MFLHNTKLCRLASGLAGGVRHLSGQKPKTAILMLNMGGPTHTDQVHDYLLRIMTDRDMIQLPVQSRLGPWIAQRRTPEVQKKYKEIGGGSPILKWTELQGQLMCEQLDRISPETAPHKHYVGFRYVNPLTENTLAEIENDKPERVVLFSQYPQYSCATSGSSFNSIFTHYRSNDLPSDIKWSIIDRWGTHPLLIKTFAQRIRDELAKFVETKRNDVVILFTAHSLPLKAVNRGDAYPSEIGASVHMVMQELGQTNPYSLAWQSKVGPLPWLAPATDDAIKGYVKQGLKNFILVPIAFVNEHIETLHELDIEYCDELAKEVGVEEIRRAAAPNDHPLFIDALTNVVADHLKSQQAVNPKFLMRCPMCSNPKCRESKSWYRQLCSN